In the Helicobacter typhlonius genome, one interval contains:
- the fliD gene encoding flagellar filament capping protein FliD, with protein sequence MALGTLSSLGLGSKVLNHEVIDKLREADEASHIKPIDKKIEQNVEKQTELVAITSSLRGLKSSTSKLADYSTYLGRSSNVIGDALKATISTGVPTQDIKIDVDSVASSDINEIGSKYESRESVFSQKDSVLKFNHKGQDYRIEIKAGMELGDVAQLITDTTKGEVMGIVMKTGGSNPYQLMINSKDTGEASRIYFGSTAVGSAVPSGSFELNDGDFSITLKDKKGIDKTLSIRLPKTTASSKSQDNAQALKEAIIEAIKNDSDFEGMLGNDLNIGVGGANSDMLTINDRRGHSINLEGSKSQTLGFGEDNKSTQQDDLIVATKSVGAGQLKGTINIGSIPLDLATLTKKKNTAEQNAKSIAEAINNIAGIYASVNNEGKLVINSDTGEVSIFADNDPDSKKALEDLGLKSGTTMDYAKTQEDLFKIRKVQTAEDAVFSYNGISMRRPTNTIDDVVSGVNIELLTTTEPGKPAVINITRNDEDIIENVKQFVETYNELGLKLDEVTRFDEDSKIAGIFNGDSDIRMIRPTLNRIFSTTISTESEIKGLAKYGLSLDEKGKMSLDMNKLKMELSSDPEGTQEFFYGSLKTLEFREVKTDGVFKKFDQELDRLLNGGNARLKLLEESLTRDDKKLREDRKKAVEQLNMRYDIMAQRFAAYDSQISKTNNAFSSVQLMIDQSVAKK encoded by the coding sequence ATGGCACTTGGCACATTGAGTTCGCTAGGACTTGGAAGCAAGGTTTTAAATCACGAAGTGATTGATAAACTTAGAGAGGCAGACGAAGCCTCTCACATCAAGCCTATTGACAAAAAAATCGAGCAAAATGTGGAGAAGCAAACCGAGCTTGTAGCCATTACCTCTTCTTTACGTGGGTTGAAATCTAGCACGAGCAAACTTGCTGATTACTCTACTTACTTAGGACGCTCTAGTAATGTCATAGGAGATGCACTAAAGGCTACTATCTCCACAGGTGTGCCTACACAGGATATAAAAATCGATGTAGATTCTGTGGCAAGCTCTGATATTAACGAAATAGGCTCGAAGTATGAGAGTAGAGAATCTGTCTTTAGCCAAAAGGATTCTGTGCTAAAGTTCAACCATAAGGGGCAAGATTATAGAATCGAAATTAAAGCGGGTATGGAGCTAGGTGACGTGGCACAACTCATTACTGATACGACAAAGGGCGAGGTAATGGGGATTGTAATGAAAACAGGCGGTTCAAATCCCTACCAGCTAATGATTAATTCAAAAGATACAGGCGAGGCTTCGCGCATATATTTTGGCTCGACTGCCGTAGGCTCTGCCGTGCCTAGTGGGTCTTTTGAACTTAACGATGGGGATTTTTCTATCACTCTTAAAGACAAGAAAGGCATTGATAAGACCTTATCCATAAGATTGCCAAAAACAACTGCAAGTTCTAAGTCGCAAGATAATGCACAAGCACTCAAAGAGGCGATTATTGAAGCAATTAAAAATGATTCTGACTTTGAAGGTATGCTTGGCAATGACTTGAATATCGGCGTAGGCGGTGCAAATAGCGATATGCTCACAATCAATGATAGACGTGGGCATAGCATTAATCTCGAGGGTAGCAAGTCGCAAACTCTAGGTTTTGGTGAGGACAATAAATCAACTCAACAAGATGATTTAATAGTAGCAACCAAAAGCGTGGGTGCAGGACAACTCAAAGGCACTATTAATATAGGTAGTATTCCACTTGACCTTGCTACACTTACCAAAAAGAAAAATACAGCCGAACAAAATGCGAAGAGTATCGCAGAGGCGATTAACAATATTGCAGGTATTTATGCTTCTGTGAATAATGAAGGCAAGCTTGTCATCAATTCCGACACAGGCGAAGTGAGTATTTTTGCGGACAATGACCCTGATAGTAAAAAGGCATTGGAAGATTTAGGATTGAAAAGCGGCACGACTATGGATTATGCCAAAACACAAGAGGATTTATTTAAAATACGCAAGGTGCAAACAGCTGAAGATGCGGTGTTTTCATATAATGGAATCTCGATGAGACGCCCTACAAATACAATAGATGATGTGGTGAGTGGGGTAAATATCGAGCTTCTCACAACCACAGAGCCGGGCAAACCCGCAGTGATTAACATCACGCGCAATGATGAGGATATTATCGAGAATGTAAAGCAATTTGTGGAAACTTACAATGAGCTTGGGCTAAAGCTTGATGAAGTTACGCGCTTTGATGAAGATTCCAAAATAGCGGGTATCTTTAATGGCGATAGTGATATTCGTATGATACGCCCTACACTCAATCGCATTTTTTCTACGACTATTTCAACAGAAAGCGAGATTAAGGGACTTGCAAAATATGGCTTATCCCTTGACGAAAAGGGCAAAATGAGTCTTGATATGAATAAGCTCAAAATGGAGTTAAGCTCCGACCCAGAGGGCACACAGGAGTTTTTCTATGGGAGTTTAAAGACTTTAGAATTTAGGGAGGTGAAAACCGATGGTGTGTTTAAAAAATTTGACCAAGAATTAGATAGGCTACTCAATGGTGGTAATGCGCGGCTTAAGTTGCTTGAAGAAAGCCTTACTCGAGATGACAAAAAGTTACGCGAGGACCGCAAAAAAGCAGTAGAGCAGCTTAATATGCGCTATGATATTATGGCACAAAGATTTGCAGCCTATGATTCACAAATTTCTAAAACAAACAATGCTTTCAGCAGCGTTCAGCTGATGATTGACCAATCTGTAGCTAAAAAATAA
- a CDS encoding FlaG family protein, with product MIDTNHISKIDNTESIRTRLVDMVNSSGNAVAEDTRPLEVRRREETAQYQDKENKKQLENELRELSKKLNDEMKRVGTDLNFSYNENIPGLKVTVKESNSDKVIREIPSKEAIELMKRMREVIGVIFDKQG from the coding sequence ATGATTGATACTAATCATATCAGTAAGATTGACAATACAGAATCCATAAGGACACGACTTGTCGATATGGTAAATTCTAGTGGCAATGCAGTTGCGGAGGACACACGCCCTTTGGAAGTGCGAAGACGGGAAGAAACCGCGCAGTATCAAGATAAGGAAAACAAAAAACAGCTTGAAAATGAGTTGCGTGAATTAAGCAAAAAGCTCAATGATGAGATGAAACGTGTAGGCACGGATTTAAATTTTTCATATAATGAAAATATCCCCGGTCTTAAAGTAACCGTAAAAGAGAGCAATAGCGATAAGGTGATACGCGAGATTCCATCTAAAGAGGCTATTGAGCTTATGAAAAGAATGCGCGAAGTGATTGGTGTGATTTTTGACAAACAGGGATAG
- a CDS encoding murein hydrolase activator EnvC family protein, which yields MRAFGYFAICAIASMCLANIDQNTAKDKLKDAKSKEAAISKKLDNLGRAINTKNRELTQLGMQIDILQKDILQNQGKSQSQEKTLKDFQRKQRILIEQKQKSEEQLVKLFAQNIAFSMIINRTADADSVDEVIESYIYNILQNNTKNNIKTLNAKQNILNNEIKKLTNTISQIQTSIKTQTDRKEHLERAKEQQKQTLAKMQTDLKIYDKQLKDIVKERENLDNILSNLNIVKEQKRSDSKQQVFIDNQKNPDSIKAPKQFGTSYRDVPTIPYKGAKTFPPLDNYVIERRFGPYFDPVYKFKIFNAAIIFNPKSSNANVKNVLDGKIVYAKDAPGLKKVVIIEHQNALHTIYAYMDKIESSIKTGLSVKKGTIIGKVNDRLSFEITQKDKHINPAEFIKLN from the coding sequence ATGAGGGCTTTTGGCTATTTTGCAATATGCGCTATTGCAAGTATGTGCTTGGCGAATATTGACCAAAATACCGCAAAGGATAAACTCAAAGACGCGAAGTCCAAAGAGGCGGCTATTAGCAAAAAGCTTGATAATTTAGGCAGGGCGATAAATACTAAAAATCGTGAGCTAACCCAGCTTGGTATGCAAATTGATATATTACAAAAAGATATTTTGCAAAATCAAGGCAAATCCCAAAGTCAAGAAAAGACACTCAAAGATTTTCAAAGAAAGCAAAGAATACTCATAGAGCAAAAGCAAAAAAGCGAAGAACAGCTCGTGAAACTATTCGCGCAAAATATTGCCTTTTCTATGATTATCAATCGCACTGCTGATGCGGATTCAGTAGATGAAGTCATAGAATCTTATATCTACAACATCTTACAAAATAACACAAAAAACAATATTAAGACGCTTAACGCCAAACAAAATATCCTCAATAACGAGATAAAAAAGCTTACCAATACAATTTCGCAAATTCAAACTTCTATAAAAACTCAAACTGACAGAAAGGAGCATTTAGAGCGTGCAAAGGAACAGCAGAAGCAAACCTTGGCAAAGATGCAAACTGACTTAAAGATTTATGACAAACAACTTAAAGATATTGTCAAAGAGCGCGAGAATCTCGATAATATTCTTTCTAATCTCAACATTGTAAAAGAGCAAAAACGCTCAGACTCTAAACAGCAGGTATTTATTGATAATCAAAAGAATCCCGATAGCATCAAAGCCCCAAAGCAGTTTGGTACCTCATACCGAGATGTGCCTACTATCCCATATAAGGGTGCAAAAACTTTCCCACCGCTTGATAATTATGTAATTGAAAGAAGATTTGGACCATATTTTGACCCTGTGTATAAGTTTAAGATTTTCAATGCTGCAATTATTTTCAATCCAAAATCAAGCAATGCAAATGTAAAAAATGTGCTTGATGGCAAGATTGTGTATGCAAAAGATGCACCCGGACTTAAAAAAGTGGTAATTATTGAGCATCAAAATGCCCTACATACAATCTATGCGTATATGGATAAAATAGAATCTTCTATCAAAACGGGGCTATCCGTCAAAAAAGGCACAATCATTGGCAAGGTTAATGATAGACTAAGCTTTGAAATCACACAAAAAGATAAACATATCAACCCTGCCGAATTTATCAAATTAAATTAA
- a CDS encoding cell division ATP-binding protein FtsE, giving the protein MSAIIEAKNLNLGYNDELVIKDATFNINAKEFVFITGASGSGKSTILSSFFGHLGVKSGHLNVFGVSMQKASKNRVNQLRRNIGIVFQDYKLIKEWNIERNVMLPMVINGYKKEVCKAQVEKLLVHIKLSHKSNKFPLELSGGEQQRVAMARALAHNPTIIFADEPTGNLDDYSSELIWNLLKGVNEQLGITVVVVTHRMPDRLNIPYRRLHIEEGVVYEFA; this is encoded by the coding sequence TTGAGTGCAATTATCGAGGCAAAAAATTTGAATCTTGGCTATAACGATGAGCTTGTGATTAAAGATGCTACTTTTAATATCAACGCCAAAGAGTTTGTGTTTATCACAGGGGCTTCGGGTAGTGGAAAAAGCACTATTTTAAGCTCATTTTTCGGGCATTTAGGTGTGAAAAGCGGACATCTTAATGTCTTTGGCGTGAGTATGCAAAAGGCTTCAAAAAACCGCGTTAATCAGCTCCGCCGCAACATTGGCATTGTGTTTCAAGACTACAAGCTTATCAAGGAATGGAATATCGAGCGCAATGTAATGCTTCCTATGGTAATTAATGGCTATAAAAAGGAAGTGTGTAAAGCACAAGTAGAGAAGCTTCTCGTGCATATTAAGCTTTCACATAAGTCAAATAAATTCCCACTAGAGTTAAGTGGTGGTGAGCAACAACGCGTGGCAATGGCACGCGCACTCGCACATAACCCGACAATCATCTTTGCCGATGAGCCAACAGGCAACCTTGATGATTATTCGAGTGAGTTGATTTGGAATCTACTCAAAGGTGTGAATGAACAGCTCGGCATAACCGTGGTTGTTGTAACACACAGAATGCCCGATAGACTCAATATCCCATACAGACGATTACATATCGAGGAAGGAGTGGTCTATGAGTTTGCTTAG
- the trmB gene encoding tRNA (guanosine(46)-N7)-methyltransferase TrmB, translating into MPHFLASNISLPSLPYMQEDFTFVYEAIKCNDANQSLILVEYKQNAFFLRKQKRATKNNSILKCEKSSAKVHTGVIKNALKILSKHQDSLISHNLNNNSPRQNLQLPYFKPIEFFLDFRDRFIMEIGFGSGRHLLHLAQNNPHRICIGVEIHTPSIEQILRQIELLGLENLFIINADARVLLEILPDSKADRIYLHFPVPWNKKPHRRVFSARFLQEVLRVLDENAFLHLRSDDEIYFKDTLNLALNEPLLHLEVYKNTKLDITSKYEARWERQQKDIYDMKIFKQNGEKNTKNVQNNQNRFSFDKILRKNVDNYTDFSYKKIAKDWFLHIDGLYCAGDVYVMTLCFGDFFQPQNAFLQIAFYPTLSAHYIGGDPIPTQAAIKAHTHLMQILTQE; encoded by the coding sequence ATGCCGCATTTTCTTGCTTCAAATATTTCTCTGCCATCGCTGCCTTATATGCAGGAGGATTTTACCTTTGTCTATGAGGCTATAAAGTGCAATGACGCCAACCAATCGCTTATTCTTGTAGAATATAAACAAAACGCATTTTTCCTACGCAAACAAAAAAGAGCGACAAAAAACAATAGTATTCTTAAATGTGAAAAAAGCAGCGCAAAAGTGCATACGGGCGTGATTAAAAATGCCCTAAAGATTCTAAGCAAACACCAAGATTCACTCATTAGCCATAATCTCAACAATAATTCACCTCGACAAAATCTGCAATTGCCCTACTTTAAGCCCATAGAGTTTTTTTTGGATTTTAGAGATAGATTCATTATGGAGATAGGCTTTGGCTCGGGGCGACATCTCTTACATTTAGCGCAGAATAATCCGCATAGAATCTGCATTGGCGTGGAGATTCACACGCCTTCTATCGAGCAGATTCTAAGACAAATAGAGCTTTTGGGATTAGAAAATCTTTTCATTATCAATGCTGACGCGCGGGTTTTGCTTGAAATCTTGCCAGATTCTAAAGCAGACAGAATCTACCTTCACTTCCCTGTCCCGTGGAATAAAAAGCCCCATAGACGCGTATTTTCGGCTCGATTCTTACAAGAAGTTTTACGCGTATTAGATGAAAACGCGTTTTTGCACTTGCGTAGCGATGATGAAATCTATTTTAAAGACACGCTCAATCTTGCGCTGAATGAGCCACTTTTACACCTTGAAGTGTATAAAAATACAAAGCTTGATATTACGAGCAAATATGAAGCGCGTTGGGAAAGGCAACAAAAAGACATCTATGATATGAAAATTTTTAAACAAAATGGGGAGAAAAATACAAAAAATGTGCAAAATAATCAAAATAGATTCAGTTTTGATAAGATTCTAAGAAAAAATGTGGATAATTACACAGATTTTTCGTATAAGAAAATTGCAAAAGATTGGTTTTTGCACATTGATGGTTTGTATTGTGCGGGAGATGTGTATGTGATGACATTGTGTTTTGGAGATTTTTTTCAACCTCAAAATGCGTTTTTACAAATTGCGTTTTACCCCACTCTATCCGCGCATTACATAGGTGGCGACCCTATCCCTACACAGGCGGCTATAAAGGCACATACGCATTTGATGCAGATATTAACACAGGAGTGA
- a CDS encoding fibronectin type III domain-containing protein, with protein sequence MTAKTLWTCLKLIGLLTPFIFFLNSCSTLNPVLQEDSSLPKLDSVKALADVSSVGFEWKLMQDENVKGFVIYRSKPNEKELQEIERIKNASATHFYDDNLKPQSTYIYGFKILGENDTISQTMQTLEVKTSFIDAVESVFAINNKPRTIKIIYSPHPNPSVDSYLIQRLDKAGEFKTIATIPHRLGVEYFDEDLQDGQTYTYRVIAKNFEGIKSKASASVSATTIPQPAPIENIQASNDLPRAIVITWNEAPDSQGVSKKRYRISYSANGKTYKNLATTNQTQYTHKLKDKENGVSYTYQVVLLGDNGLQGRLSSYPAKGSSLPPPSAPTQFEGTMLDNRATLSWQTPSDDRIVSYVVYRKEKSLWNQSMRFIDIHDTRFIDKEMQEGKAYVYSVVSVDINGIESTPSKEITLQKAKP encoded by the coding sequence ATGACTGCCAAAACATTATGGACTTGCTTGAAGTTGATAGGATTATTGACGCCTTTCATATTTTTCCTTAACTCGTGTAGCACCCTCAATCCCGTGTTGCAAGAGGATAGCTCCCTGCCAAAGTTAGATTCTGTAAAAGCACTCGCTGATGTCTCGTCCGTGGGCTTTGAATGGAAACTTATGCAAGATGAAAATGTAAAAGGCTTTGTGATTTATCGCTCTAAGCCAAATGAGAAAGAGTTGCAAGAGATTGAGAGGATTAAAAACGCCTCTGCAACGCATTTCTATGATGATAATCTCAAACCCCAATCAACTTATATCTATGGTTTTAAGATTCTAGGCGAAAACGATACAATCTCGCAAACAATGCAAACGCTCGAAGTCAAAACTTCATTTATCGATGCGGTGGAGAGCGTTTTCGCTATAAATAACAAACCTAGAACGATTAAAATCATCTATTCACCCCACCCCAATCCCAGCGTAGATTCTTATCTTATCCAACGTCTTGATAAAGCCGGAGAATTTAAGACCATAGCGACTATCCCGCACCGCTTAGGTGTGGAGTATTTCGATGAGGATTTGCAGGACGGGCAAACCTACACCTATCGCGTTATTGCAAAAAACTTTGAGGGCATAAAGAGCAAAGCTTCTGCGAGTGTGAGCGCGACTACTATCCCTCAACCCGCACCCATTGAAAACATACAGGCAAGCAATGACTTGCCACGCGCTATTGTAATCACTTGGAATGAAGCACCAGATTCACAAGGGGTAAGCAAAAAAAGATATAGAATCTCCTACTCCGCTAATGGCAAAACTTATAAGAATCTCGCCACCACAAACCAAACACAATATACGCACAAGCTTAAAGACAAGGAAAATGGCGTAAGCTACACCTATCAAGTCGTGCTTTTAGGTGATAATGGACTGCAAGGACGCCTAAGTAGCTATCCAGCCAAGGGTTCTAGTCTCCCTCCACCCAGCGCACCTACGCAATTTGAAGGTACAATGCTCGATAATAGAGCCACTCTCTCGTGGCAAACGCCAAGTGATGACCGCATTGTGAGCTATGTCGTCTATCGCAAGGAAAAAAGCTTATGGAATCAAAGTATGAGGTTCATTGATATACACGATACGCGCTTCATAGATAAAGAAATGCAAGAAGGCAAAGCATATGTTTATAGTGTTGTAAGCGTGGATATAAATGGCATAGAATCTACTCCCAGCAAAGAAATCACGCTCCAAAAAGCAAAGCCATAA
- a CDS encoding RluA family pseudouridine synthase, which produces MKELIVSNIDLNNKDMNGKLRLDSLLSAYLKSSKNQIHHLIKSKKVYLNGTLCTKNGIFLKENDHIRLDIITESNLEGSNPTHPTDSDSINPIPTPLPLDMQDKKFNIEILYQDSDILIINKPPHLVVHQAPSLKEPTLTDWLRAHSHILHTLSGEERYGIIHRLDRQTSGALAIAKSHLAYQILPQELKERQMGRYYLALIDKPLKSHQQIECFMGRNPHNRLKMSKIYIRPNAPIPKGVRDSKSSFIKLATADNGKCELVAVKLHTGRTHQIRTHLESLSRHILGDTLYGYKKGTESYHYDNRILLHAYILYLNHPRNKENYIFKAPILTDMLEFLQNHFTKDLPDDCQNIMDLLEVDRIIDAFHIFP; this is translated from the coding sequence ATGAAAGAATTAATTGTATCAAATATTGACTTAAACAACAAAGATATGAATGGTAAATTGCGGCTAGATTCGCTTCTAAGCGCATATCTCAAAAGCAGCAAAAACCAAATCCACCACCTCATCAAAAGCAAAAAAGTCTATCTTAATGGCACACTTTGCACAAAAAATGGCATATTTCTTAAAGAAAATGACCACATAAGGCTAGATATTATTACAGAATCTAATCTTGAGGGTTCTAATCCTACGCACCCCACAGATTCAGATTCTATAAATCCCATCCCCACTCCACTTCCTCTTGATATGCAGGATAAAAAATTTAATATTGAGATTCTCTATCAAGATAGCGATATTTTAATTATCAATAAACCGCCTCATCTTGTCGTGCATCAAGCCCCAAGCCTTAAAGAACCAACCCTCACTGATTGGCTTAGGGCACATTCGCATATCCTGCATACATTAAGTGGCGAGGAGCGATATGGCATTATTCATCGCCTCGATAGACAAACAAGCGGGGCTTTAGCCATTGCAAAATCCCACCTTGCATATCAAATCCTCCCCCAAGAGCTAAAAGAGCGGCAAATGGGACGCTATTACCTCGCACTTATTGATAAGCCCTTAAAATCTCATCAGCAAATAGAATGCTTTATGGGGCGCAATCCCCACAATCGCCTCAAAATGAGCAAGATTTATATTCGCCCAAATGCGCCTATTCCTAAGGGTGTGCGGGATTCCAAAAGCTCCTTTATCAAACTCGCCACTGCGGATAATGGTAAATGTGAGTTAGTAGCAGTGAAGCTCCACACAGGCAGGACGCACCAAATCCGCACACACCTTGAAAGCCTCTCTCGCCATATCCTTGGCGATACACTCTATGGATACAAAAAGGGCACGGAGAGCTACCATTACGATAATAGAATTTTGCTCCACGCCTATATACTTTATCTCAACCACCCGCGCAACAAAGAAAATTATATCTTTAAAGCCCCCATTTTGACAGATATGCTAGAATTTCTCCAAAATCATTTTACAAAGGATTTGCCCGATGACTGCCAAAACATTATGGACTTGCTTGAAGTTGATAGGATTATTGACGCCTTTCATATTTTTCCTTAA
- a CDS encoding FtsW/RodA/SpoVE family cell cycle protein codes for MIDRRILAHFDYILLLLILPLIGISLFLMSELDSVLFAKQVKYIAVCCGLMTLLFIVPYRQLNGIIMVIYGVCVVLLILVHYIGTQKLGAQRWVDIPFTSFSIQPSEVMKIALMLLLASYITTNPPPQGGYGVKEFLTISFFILVPFFIILKEPDLGTAMVILLTGFGTLFLIGVNRRIWITLGLVVAFLAPVAYVVDPLKDYQKRRIMDFISDKSPYQVNQSLIAIGASGFFGKSKEEATQSQLKFLPYANTDFIFAYFVERFGLFGAFGLLALFFALIVHILSLGFAYAQDYFLRVLAGYIAILLFLYVGINVCMVIGLAPVVGIPLPLMSYGGTSFVTFMTLFTILESVLAFRFVFEYNANSKPGPLAQLVRALGS; via the coding sequence GTGATTGATAGACGGATTCTAGCACATTTTGATTATATTTTATTATTGCTGATATTGCCACTTATTGGGATTTCACTTTTTTTGATGAGTGAGCTTGATAGTGTGTTATTTGCGAAACAAGTAAAGTATATTGCTGTGTGCTGCGGTCTTATGACACTTTTGTTTATTGTGCCTTACAGACAACTTAATGGCATTATTATGGTAATTTATGGCGTGTGCGTAGTGCTCCTTATCCTCGTGCATTACATTGGCACACAAAAACTTGGGGCGCAGAGATGGGTAGATATCCCTTTCACAAGCTTTTCTATCCAGCCCAGCGAGGTGATGAAAATTGCCCTTATGCTGCTCCTAGCTTCATATATTACGACAAATCCACCACCACAGGGTGGTTATGGCGTAAAGGAATTTCTCACTATTAGTTTTTTTATCCTTGTGCCATTTTTTATTATTCTCAAAGAGCCTGATTTAGGCACAGCTATGGTGATTTTACTCACCGGATTTGGCACCTTATTTTTAATTGGTGTAAATAGGAGAATTTGGATTACTTTAGGGCTGGTTGTGGCATTTTTAGCACCTGTGGCTTATGTAGTCGATCCGCTCAAAGACTATCAAAAAAGGCGCATTATGGATTTTATATCCGATAAATCCCCATATCAAGTAAATCAATCTCTTATTGCCATTGGTGCGAGTGGTTTTTTTGGCAAATCAAAAGAGGAAGCAACGCAATCGCAACTCAAATTTCTGCCTTATGCGAATACAGACTTTATTTTTGCGTATTTTGTCGAGCGATTTGGTTTGTTTGGCGCATTTGGGCTATTGGCATTATTTTTTGCGCTGATTGTGCATATTTTAAGTTTAGGATTCGCGTATGCACAGGATTATTTTTTGCGTGTATTGGCAGGATATATTGCTATTTTGCTCTTTTTGTATGTGGGGATTAATGTCTGTATGGTTATAGGTTTAGCCCCTGTGGTGGGAATCCCTCTGCCGTTAATGAGTTATGGTGGGACGAGCTTTGTAACATTTATGACACTTTTTACAATCCTTGAAAGCGTCCTTGCCTTTAGATTTGTTTTTGAGTATAATGCCAACTCCAAGCCCGGACCTTTAGCTCAGCTGGTCAGAGCACTCGGCTCATAA
- a CDS encoding peptidylprolyl isomerase, with protein MITWMQKHKKWLIITIWVSAIAFIGAGGVSWGSYGFGSSNDKVARVGEIDIRLPEFQRTYSKIFRENAEIMNERFGLSLDEAQAKQLGLPQQALQSLIQQAQIRNFARDLGLVVSDSEVGQAIIDEKIYVDENGQFSRDVYEAALRDMQLNKAEFEEDVRNILILRKVLNLMNAGGAQSIPLLKATLLERNALEMAHNVSDRLMIKTIPLSQMQVSFDDEELRTFWEMNADNWKTPMEFEIEYILIPFSEQKPEQEALQEHYENFKSDYLDENGHLLTLEQSMDKLMQDVQVVEAERVAKRAYRDLKNGSKSGIVRHIKENEHFFIQNGVDLVVADMKLAQVGQVLQPIQADDGFVTLKLLSKKESVNQSFEEAKAEVTQMYKHQKAREALVKLAKESLKDFKGTDIGFVSFDNGFVQPIPTLQDTQQAHFLSQVFGSQESEGYVLFDDKVVLYRVLEQSLAKSGGQEYENDTEILAKGAKLQAILDSFVEYLDKTYKTTIYIDVSK; from the coding sequence ATGATTACTTGGATGCAAAAACATAAAAAATGGCTTATCATCACCATTTGGGTGAGTGCTATTGCATTTATTGGTGCTGGTGGGGTGAGCTGGGGCTCTTATGGATTTGGCTCGAGTAATGATAAAGTCGCACGAGTAGGGGAGATTGATATTCGTTTGCCCGAGTTTCAAAGGACATATAGCAAAATATTTAGGGAAAATGCAGAGATAATGAACGAAAGATTTGGTCTCTCGCTTGATGAGGCACAGGCAAAGCAGCTTGGGCTGCCTCAACAAGCCTTGCAGTCGCTTATACAGCAAGCACAGATTCGCAACTTTGCGCGGGATTTGGGCTTGGTTGTGAGTGATAGTGAAGTAGGACAGGCTATCATTGATGAGAAAATTTATGTTGATGAAAATGGGCAGTTTAGCCGAGATGTGTATGAAGCAGCTTTGAGAGATATGCAACTAAACAAAGCTGAATTTGAAGAAGATGTGCGAAACATACTCATTTTGCGCAAGGTTTTGAATCTTATGAATGCGGGCGGTGCGCAGTCTATTCCTTTGTTAAAGGCTACATTACTTGAGAGAAATGCTCTAGAAATGGCGCACAATGTGAGTGATAGACTAATGATAAAGACTATTCCACTCTCACAAATGCAAGTAAGTTTTGATGATGAGGAATTGAGGACATTTTGGGAGATGAATGCGGATAATTGGAAAACGCCAATGGAGTTTGAAATAGAATATATCCTAATTCCATTTAGTGAGCAAAAGCCAGAGCAAGAGGCATTACAGGAGCATTATGAAAACTTTAAGAGCGATTATTTAGACGAAAATGGACATTTATTGACCCTAGAGCAAAGTATGGATAAGCTTATGCAAGATGTGCAGGTAGTCGAGGCAGAGCGGGTGGCAAAGAGGGCGTATAGGGATTTAAAAAATGGTAGCAAGAGTGGCATCGTGCGCCATATAAAAGAAAATGAGCATTTTTTTATACAAAATGGGGTGGATTTGGTTGTAGCGGATATGAAATTAGCGCAAGTTGGGCAAGTGTTGCAGCCTATACAAGCTGATGATGGATTTGTAACGCTTAAACTTTTGAGTAAAAAAGAGAGTGTGAATCAAAGCTTTGAAGAGGCTAAGGCGGAAGTTACACAAATGTATAAACACCAAAAAGCAAGAGAAGCACTCGTAAAGCTCGCTAAAGAAAGCCTCAAGGATTTTAAGGGCACAGATATTGGCTTTGTCTCCTTTGATAATGGATTCGTGCAACCTATACCTACATTGCAGGACACTCAACAGGCGCATTTTCTCTCACAAGTCTTTGGCTCGCAGGAGAGTGAAGGATATGTGCTTTTTGATGATAAGGTGGTGCTCTATCGTGTGCTTGAGCAATCTTTAGCTAAATCTGGAGGGCAAGAGTATGAAAACGATACCGAAATACTTGCAAAGGGTGCGAAACTTCAGGCAATTTTGGATTCGTTTGTAGAGTATCTTGATAAAACTTATAAAACCACCATTTACATTGATGTAAGCAAGTGA